The following proteins are encoded in a genomic region of Nicoliella spurrieriana:
- a CDS encoding ParA family protein, with amino-acid sequence MAYVIALANQKGGVGKTTTAVNLSADLAFMGKRVLLIDADAQGNATSGINIEKRFIKQNQLPTMYDVLVEDTPIKDAIIHTEYERLDVVPATIDLSGADIKLVSKMARETILRAALTEVANDYDYVLIDCPPSLGLITVNAFTASNSILIPVQSEYYALEGLSQLLNTFNLVKKYFNPELRIEGILLTMYDSRTNLGRQVNEQVRDYFKDKVYDTVIPRNVRLSEAPSYGKPINDYDPKSKGAIVYMNLTKEVLAAHGK; translated from the coding sequence ATGGCATATGTAATTGCACTAGCGAATCAAAAGGGGGGTGTGGGTAAAACCACGACCGCCGTTAATTTGAGTGCAGATTTAGCATTCATGGGAAAGCGGGTCTTATTGATCGATGCTGACGCCCAGGGGAACGCAACGAGTGGGATTAATATTGAAAAACGCTTCATTAAGCAAAATCAGCTTCCGACAATGTATGATGTGTTGGTCGAAGATACGCCGATCAAGGATGCAATCATCCATACTGAATACGAACGCTTGGATGTTGTCCCAGCTACGATTGACCTTTCCGGTGCGGATATTAAGTTGGTTTCTAAAATGGCCCGCGAGACCATTTTACGAGCTGCGTTGACCGAAGTTGCAAATGACTATGACTATGTTTTGATTGACTGTCCCCCTTCGCTCGGATTGATTACCGTAAATGCGTTCACGGCTAGCAATTCGATTTTAATCCCAGTGCAAAGTGAATACTATGCACTGGAAGGACTGAGCCAGTTGTTAAATACTTTTAACCTGGTTAAGAAGTATTTCAATCCTGAGCTTAGGATTGAGGGCATTTTATTGACGATGTACGACTCGCGAACGAACTTAGGACGCCAGGTGAATGAACAAGTCCGCGATTATTTTAAGGATAAGGTATATGACACGGTAATCCCCCGGAACGTTCGGCTATCTGAAGCTCCTAGTTATGGGAAGCCCATTAATGATTATGATCCAAAATCAAAAGGGGCGATCGTGTATATGAATCTTACAAAGGAAGTGTTGGCTGCTCATGGTAAATAA
- the ychF gene encoding redox-regulated ATPase YchF — protein MSLTAGIIGLPNVGKSTLFNAITNAGAEMANYPFATIDPNVGMVEVPDKRLDRIQELIPAKKVVPTTFEFTDIAGIVKGASKGEGLGNKFLENIRQVDAIVHVVRAFDDDNITHVTGKVDPIADIQTINLELGIADLDAVNKRLGKVERAAKGKDEDALAEKAVLEKIKPVLENGGSVRSIDFNEDEQKIVKGEFLLTSKPVLYVANVSEDDMADPESSAYFKQVQDYATKDGAQAIGIAAETEEEIAELDDADKQTFLEAEGVEEPGLNKLIRASYKLLGLETFFTAGGKETKAWTYLRGTKAPQAAGIIHSDFERGFIRAEVMSFDDLDQLGSESAVKEAGKLRVEGKDYVMQDGDIVNFRFNV, from the coding sequence ATGTCATTAACAGCAGGAATTATTGGACTTCCGAACGTTGGAAAGTCGACTTTATTTAACGCAATTACAAATGCCGGAGCAGAAATGGCGAACTATCCATTTGCTACGATTGATCCTAACGTGGGGATGGTTGAGGTCCCAGACAAGCGGCTAGATCGGATTCAAGAGTTAATTCCAGCTAAGAAAGTGGTGCCAACCACCTTTGAATTTACTGATATTGCTGGAATTGTTAAGGGTGCTAGTAAGGGGGAAGGACTTGGTAACAAGTTCTTGGAAAACATTCGTCAAGTGGATGCAATTGTTCACGTTGTTCGTGCATTTGATGACGACAATATTACCCACGTTACCGGAAAGGTGGATCCCATTGCTGATATCCAAACCATTAATTTGGAATTGGGAATTGCGGATTTAGATGCTGTTAATAAGCGGCTTGGAAAAGTCGAACGAGCTGCTAAGGGGAAGGACGAAGATGCCCTCGCTGAAAAAGCGGTCCTAGAAAAAATTAAACCAGTGCTTGAAAACGGTGGTTCAGTTCGTTCGATTGACTTTAATGAAGATGAACAAAAAATCGTTAAGGGTGAATTTCTATTAACTTCTAAGCCGGTCTTATACGTTGCAAACGTTAGTGAAGATGACATGGCTGATCCTGAAAGTTCAGCATACTTTAAGCAGGTCCAAGACTATGCTACCAAAGACGGGGCTCAAGCAATCGGGATTGCTGCTGAGACCGAAGAAGAAATTGCTGAATTGGATGATGCTGATAAACAAACCTTCTTAGAGGCTGAGGGAGTGGAAGAACCTGGGTTAAACAAGTTAATCCGGGCATCTTACAAGCTCTTAGGATTGGAAACCTTCTTCACTGCCGGTGGGAAGGAAACGAAGGCATGGACATATTTAAGGGGTACTAAGGCTCCGCAAGCCGCTGGAATTATTCACTCTGATTTTGAACGTGGGTTTATTCGTGCTGAAGTAATGTCATTCGATGACCTTGATCAACTAGGAAGTGAAAGTGCTGTTAAGGAAGCCGGTAAGCTACGGGTCGAAGGTAAAGATTACGTAATGCAAGATGGCGATATTGTTAACTTTAGATTTAACGTTTAA
- a CDS encoding response regulator transcription factor — translation MKILVVDDDKEIAQLLEIYIRNEGYEPVSAYNGKDALSVLRTENDIGLMILDIMMPNMTGIEVLKELRRDSKLPVIILSAKTTDMDKIQGLISGADDYVTKPFNPLEIMARVRSLLRRSQDKMTNDEPDVLDIGSLTINKDSHEVKTSDGTEIQLTALEFGILYLLASHPNRVFSADEIFERVWRQESVVSAKTVMVHVSHLRDKIEEATNGEKVIQTVWGVGYKIEMK, via the coding sequence ATGAAAATTTTAGTCGTAGATGACGATAAAGAAATCGCACAATTATTAGAAATTTACATTCGAAACGAAGGGTACGAACCAGTATCTGCTTACAATGGGAAGGATGCCCTTTCCGTTTTAAGAACTGAAAATGACATTGGACTAATGATTCTAGACATTATGATGCCAAATATGACCGGAATCGAGGTGCTTAAGGAACTCCGCCGTGATTCTAAGCTACCGGTAATCATTCTATCAGCTAAAACCACCGATATGGATAAAATTCAGGGGTTGATCAGTGGTGCTGATGACTACGTGACGAAACCATTTAATCCATTGGAAATTATGGCGCGGGTACGCTCATTATTAAGAAGAAGCCAAGACAAGATGACTAACGATGAACCTGATGTATTGGATATTGGATCATTGACCATTAATAAGGATTCCCATGAAGTTAAGACTTCCGATGGGACTGAAATTCAACTAACGGCCCTTGAATTCGGTATTTTATACCTATTGGCTAGTCATCCTAACCGGGTCTTTTCAGCTGATGAAATTTTCGAACGGGTTTGGAGACAGGAAAGTGTAGTTTCTGCCAAGACCGTGATGGTCCACGTTAGTCACTTACGGGATAAGATTGAAGAAGCTACTAATGGTGAAAAGGTAATTCAAACCGTTTGGGGTGTTGGATACAAAATTGAAATGAAATAA
- a CDS encoding D-alanyl-D-alanine carboxypeptidase family protein → MNITHRFSKMILIIGTILMMLALPIVASASAVQNTDQPDIDATTGLAIDANTNQILYSKNINKPMALASMSKLLSLYIVRKAIAEGKISWDQKVPVSSALHKLSVDTTYANAPLAEGSHYTVRQIYQASFESANAAMMSLANLVGGSTQNFTLMMRKTARQLGITDAQIYTACGLTNGEVGSALGMPGVSSNAENKMSAKDMAMIASKFIKQFPDVLNNTSVSEYSIAGTTLRNGDYMLPGGSQYDSQFPVQGLKTGTSTTCGGSFIGTTNRDGHRIITVVMHASNTMPTDPGRFIQTKKIMNYVYNNYRYVSLSSGAKTAYQKVAVPAGKDTSVKVKTDRQFHYWINPNLSGSRVKLALKASVKDGNGIKAPVKANQQIGRLVFSDLKTLTGQSISVPLATDHSVQKANIFVRFWRGLVNLF, encoded by the coding sequence ATGAATATTACTCACCGATTTTCTAAAATGATTTTGATAATCGGAACCATTTTGATGATGTTAGCATTGCCAATTGTGGCCAGTGCTAGTGCCGTTCAAAATACTGACCAACCTGATATTGATGCAACTACTGGATTAGCGATTGATGCAAACACCAATCAAATCCTCTACTCTAAGAACATTAATAAACCAATGGCGTTGGCATCGATGAGTAAATTACTGTCTTTGTATATTGTTAGAAAAGCAATTGCAGAGGGAAAGATTAGCTGGGATCAAAAGGTTCCGGTCTCCTCTGCTTTACATAAACTTAGTGTTGACACTACTTATGCTAATGCACCGTTAGCTGAGGGGAGTCACTATACAGTTAGACAGATTTACCAAGCATCGTTCGAATCAGCAAATGCGGCAATGATGTCACTCGCTAACTTGGTGGGGGGCTCAACGCAAAACTTTACTCTGATGATGCGTAAAACGGCTCGTCAATTGGGCATTACCGATGCGCAGATTTATACCGCCTGTGGATTGACCAATGGTGAGGTTGGAAGTGCTTTGGGGATGCCCGGGGTTAGTTCGAATGCTGAAAACAAAATGTCAGCTAAGGATATGGCGATGATTGCTAGTAAATTTATTAAGCAGTTCCCTGATGTTTTGAATAACACTTCGGTTAGTGAATACAGCATTGCCGGCACCACCCTTAGAAATGGAGATTATATGCTACCTGGCGGGAGTCAATATGATAGCCAATTTCCAGTTCAGGGGTTAAAGACCGGGACCTCCACTACTTGTGGTGGGAGCTTCATCGGGACCACTAATCGTGATGGACACCGGATCATCACGGTAGTAATGCATGCTTCCAATACCATGCCTACCGATCCGGGACGCTTTATTCAAACTAAAAAGATTATGAACTATGTTTATAATAACTACCGTTACGTTAGCCTTTCGTCAGGCGCTAAAACTGCATATCAAAAGGTAGCCGTTCCAGCTGGAAAAGATACTAGTGTTAAGGTGAAGACCGACCGGCAATTCCACTATTGGATCAATCCTAATCTAAGTGGTTCAAGGGTGAAATTAGCGTTGAAAGCTAGTGTTAAGGATGGAAATGGAATTAAGGCCCCCGTCAAAGCTAATCAACAAATTGGTCGATTGGTATTTAGTGATTTGAAAACCTTAACGGGGCAATCAATCTCGGTTCCATTGGCTACTGATCATTCAGTTCAAAAAGCCAATATCTTCGTACGGTTCTGGCGAGGATTAGTCAATCTATTTTAA
- a CDS encoding ParB/RepB/Spo0J family partition protein — protein sequence MVNKKGLGRGIEALFSDNNVQPEETINDVKLTELVPNPYQPRARFDKAALDELATSIKKSGVFQPIIIRKSAHQGQYEILAGERRFRASEIAGKDTIPAIVRDVSDEEMMEIAILENLQREDLTAIEEAEAYNTLMVNLNLTQAQVASRMGKSRSYVANYLRLLGLPNEVKEMVQKKQLSMGQARALLSVTDKNELRKLAKRVYDQTMTVRQINKEIEAMNDQKPVKKAKRTARNKSPFLRATEDKLQDRFGTAVSINGNRSKRGHGKIEIDYMSNDDLNRILKILNINID from the coding sequence ATGGTAAATAAAAAAGGTTTAGGCCGTGGGATTGAGGCCTTATTTTCAGATAACAACGTTCAACCTGAGGAAACCATCAATGATGTTAAACTGACTGAGTTAGTACCAAATCCATATCAACCAAGGGCCCGCTTTGATAAAGCTGCTTTGGACGAACTAGCTACTTCAATTAAAAAATCAGGGGTATTTCAACCCATCATCATTAGAAAATCAGCACACCAGGGTCAATATGAAATCCTAGCTGGTGAGCGACGGTTTAGGGCATCTGAAATCGCTGGCAAGGATACAATTCCAGCAATCGTTCGCGACGTTTCAGATGAAGAAATGATGGAAATTGCGATTTTAGAAAACCTACAACGTGAGGACTTGACCGCGATTGAAGAGGCAGAGGCATACAATACATTAATGGTAAACTTAAACCTCACTCAGGCCCAGGTGGCTAGTCGGATGGGGAAGAGCCGTTCGTATGTAGCTAATTATTTACGATTATTAGGCCTTCCGAATGAAGTGAAGGAAATGGTGCAAAAAAAGCAACTATCAATGGGCCAGGCGCGAGCCTTACTTTCGGTTACTGATAAAAATGAACTCCGCAAGCTTGCTAAGCGGGTCTATGATCAAACCATGACCGTTCGCCAAATTAATAAGGAAATTGAAGCGATGAATGATCAAAAGCCGGTTAAAAAAGCCAAACGAACAGCTCGGAATAAATCACCATTTTTAAGGGCGACTGAGGATAAGCTACAAGATCGCTTTGGAACTGCCGTTTCAATCAATGGTAATCGTTCTAAACGGGGGCATGGTAAAATTGAGATTGACTACATGTCTAATGATGATTTAAATCGCATTTTAAAAATATTAAACATTAATATTGACTAG
- a CDS encoding DUF951 domain-containing protein has translation MYELHDIVEMKKPHPCGANRWEIIRMGADIKIKCTNCGHIVMLPRRQFDHKMKKLLEKHSAE, from the coding sequence ATGTATGAATTACATGATATCGTTGAAATGAAGAAACCCCATCCATGCGGCGCTAACCGTTGGGAAATTATTCGGATGGGTGCGGATATTAAAATTAAATGTACCAATTGTGGTCACATTGTGATGTTGCCAAGACGTCAATTTGATCACAAAATGAAAAAATTACTGGAAAAACATTCAGCAGAATAA
- the guaB gene encoding IMP dehydrogenase, whose product MSNWDTKFAKEGITFDDVLLVPAESHVLPNEVDTSVQLAPNLKLNVPFLSASMDTVTKSEMAITLANLGGLGVIHKNMVIDAQAKEVEKVKAVKKDAERFPNAAVDSNDHLLVAAAVGVTSDTFKRAEALLNAGVDAIVIDTAHGHSAGVLRKIKEIRDTYPHATLIAGNVATGEGTNALFRAGVDVVKVGIGPGSICTTRIIAGVGVPQLTAIYDAASVARKWGKPIIADGGIKYSGDVVKAIAAGGNAVMLGSMLSGTAEAPGKVFEENGKKYKAYRGMGSIAAMEHGSKDRYFQGEVNEAQKLVPEGIEARVEYKGSVKDIIFQMVGGLHSGMGYTGSKDLQTMIDRAQFVRISNAGLIESHPHDVQITRAAPNYK is encoded by the coding sequence ATGTCTAATTGGGATACAAAATTTGCAAAAGAAGGAATCACATTTGATGATGTTTTATTAGTGCCTGCAGAAAGTCATGTTTTACCGAACGAAGTTGATACTAGTGTCCAATTAGCCCCTAATTTAAAGCTGAACGTGCCATTCCTAAGTGCCAGTATGGATACCGTTACTAAAAGTGAAATGGCAATCACATTAGCCAATTTGGGTGGTTTAGGGGTAATTCATAAAAATATGGTTATCGACGCCCAGGCGAAGGAAGTTGAAAAAGTAAAGGCAGTTAAAAAGGATGCAGAACGGTTTCCAAATGCTGCTGTGGATTCAAATGACCACCTCCTAGTTGCTGCTGCCGTTGGGGTAACTAGTGATACCTTCAAACGTGCGGAAGCACTGTTAAATGCAGGGGTCGATGCAATTGTTATTGATACTGCGCATGGACATTCAGCAGGGGTATTGCGGAAAATTAAAGAAATCCGCGATACGTACCCTCATGCAACCTTAATTGCTGGAAACGTTGCCACTGGTGAAGGAACTAACGCATTGTTTAGAGCCGGGGTGGACGTAGTTAAAGTTGGAATTGGTCCTGGATCAATCTGTACTACTCGGATCATTGCCGGAGTTGGGGTGCCCCAACTAACTGCCATCTACGATGCTGCTTCAGTTGCTCGCAAGTGGGGCAAGCCAATTATTGCTGACGGTGGAATCAAGTACAGTGGTGATGTTGTTAAGGCCATTGCTGCTGGTGGAAATGCGGTAATGCTTGGTAGCATGTTGTCAGGAACTGCTGAAGCTCCTGGGAAGGTCTTTGAAGAAAATGGTAAGAAGTACAAGGCTTACCGTGGAATGGGAAGTATTGCTGCTATGGAACATGGTTCCAAGGATCGTTACTTCCAAGGTGAAGTGAATGAAGCGCAAAAGCTAGTTCCAGAAGGAATCGAAGCCCGGGTTGAATACAAGGGAAGCGTTAAGGACATCATCTTCCAAATGGTTGGTGGTCTCCACTCCGGAATGGGTTATACTGGTTCTAAGGACCTGCAAACCATGATTGATCGAGCTCAATTTGTTCGGATTTCTAATGCGGGATTGATTGAATCCCATCCCCATGATGTTCAAATTACTAGGGCTGCTCCTAACTACAAATAA
- a CDS encoding sensor histidine kinase, whose protein sequence is MKLTTREKTELFGEGVITLILLLLLNLSVIVLFSQALFNNPGLKFGFITIKHSIFTNPGAPFQNPSGRPAPWWMDFLTWQNILSAVMGIVDLVVIYWRLLRRYHLIQLRHVIDEIHYIADGHFDHRIPFKINSENQKVVDSVNSLVDSVIESMDEERSIERSKDELITNVSHDIRTPLTSIIGYLGLIEAGGYRSQAELLKYTHIAFFKSKQMKSLADDLFEYSKARTLPRNLQMNRINVKQLVEQLAISSELEAEKKNIQIETECKDNDIFIEADAEKLGRVFNNLITNALKYGKDAKHIYLTASQVNSNEAVITVSNDGEPIPKKSINQIFERFYRVETSRNKATGGTGLGLAIVQNIVDSHNGFINVESNRKLTSFAIHLPVHADQPLKKSGFEKLQSTDKKDN, encoded by the coding sequence TTGAAGTTAACGACACGCGAAAAAACAGAGCTATTTGGCGAGGGAGTAATTACCTTAATTCTGTTATTATTATTGAATTTATCGGTAATTGTATTATTCAGTCAGGCCCTATTCAATAATCCGGGATTAAAATTTGGCTTTATTACGATTAAGCATTCGATCTTTACTAATCCCGGAGCTCCGTTTCAAAATCCATCTGGACGGCCAGCTCCATGGTGGATGGATTTTCTAACCTGGCAAAATATTTTATCTGCAGTAATGGGAATTGTCGATTTGGTAGTAATTTATTGGCGGCTATTGCGGCGTTACCATTTAATTCAGCTTCGGCATGTAATTGATGAAATTCACTACATTGCAGACGGCCATTTTGACCACCGGATTCCGTTTAAAATTAATAGCGAGAATCAAAAGGTAGTGGACAGTGTGAATTCCTTAGTGGATAGTGTGATTGAATCAATGGATGAGGAACGCTCAATTGAACGTTCTAAGGATGAGTTAATTACGAATGTATCGCATGATATCAGAACGCCCTTAACTTCCATCATTGGTTATTTGGGTTTAATTGAAGCGGGTGGTTACCGCAGCCAAGCCGAGCTATTAAAATACACCCATATTGCATTCTTTAAATCTAAGCAGATGAAATCACTCGCCGATGATTTATTTGAATACTCAAAGGCGCGGACACTGCCTAGGAATCTGCAGATGAATCGAATTAACGTTAAGCAATTAGTTGAACAGTTGGCAATTAGTTCTGAGTTAGAGGCCGAGAAGAAAAACATTCAAATCGAGACTGAATGTAAGGATAACGACATTTTTATTGAGGCGGATGCTGAGAAGTTAGGCCGGGTATTTAATAATCTGATTACCAATGCATTGAAATATGGGAAGGATGCTAAGCATATTTATCTAACGGCTTCACAGGTGAATTCGAATGAGGCGGTTATTACGGTATCAAATGATGGGGAGCCGATTCCTAAGAAGTCGATCAATCAAATTTTCGAACGGTTCTACCGGGTTGAAACTTCCCGGAATAAAGCCACCGGGGGGACTGGATTGGGGTTAGCAATTGTCCAAAATATTGTTGATAGCCATAATGGGTTTATCAACGTTGAATCTAATCGCAAATTGACTAGTTTTGCAATCCATCTTCCCGTTCATGCTGATCAACCACTTAAGAAAAGTGGCTTTGAAAAACTACAATCTACAGATAAGAAGGATAATTAA
- a CDS encoding DUF1129 domain-containing protein — protein MSNENRKRNAAAAAQQKKAAAKVEERNAFDNMGLTKRNAEYMFRFKQQLDQLNMLAEKKREVVDSMVNELVQNQKSGATARNLYGTVEQRIDFIKNPPREKEAMFDNYWPNAIYNFFIFLAIFFVAYGASVMFSKDITAQQAKSAGVAVILITSLATGALMPIFTRMFDPAVKHQSKWYVRLALMLLLAAAWIIVSFGAIVVVPTAINPVLPGIADIIIAVISFGITLWMRRKFKITTGLFVSRRQPRK, from the coding sequence ATGAGTAACGAAAATCGAAAGCGCAATGCTGCTGCAGCTGCGCAACAAAAGAAGGCCGCTGCAAAAGTAGAGGAACGCAATGCCTTTGATAATATGGGCTTAACGAAGCGCAATGCTGAATACATGTTTCGGTTCAAGCAACAGTTAGACCAACTAAACATGTTGGCAGAAAAGAAACGTGAAGTTGTGGATTCAATGGTAAATGAATTAGTACAAAATCAAAAGAGCGGTGCCACTGCGCGTAATTTATACGGGACCGTTGAGCAACGAATTGATTTTATTAAGAATCCGCCCCGTGAAAAAGAAGCCATGTTTGATAACTATTGGCCGAATGCAATCTATAATTTCTTTATCTTCTTAGCTATTTTCTTTGTAGCATACGGGGCTTCGGTAATGTTTTCAAAGGACATTACCGCCCAACAGGCTAAATCAGCAGGGGTTGCCGTGATCTTAATAACTTCACTTGCGACCGGGGCGTTAATGCCAATTTTTACCAGAATGTTCGATCCAGCTGTTAAACATCAAAGCAAGTGGTATGTTCGATTAGCGTTGATGTTGTTATTAGCAGCTGCTTGGATTATCGTTTCATTTGGGGCGATTGTAGTGGTTCCGACTGCTATCAATCCGGTGTTGCCAGGAATTGCTGATATTATTATTGCGGTGATTTCATTTGGAATTACCCTTTGGATGCGTCGTAAGTTTAAGATTACAACTGGACTGTTTGTTTCAAGACGCCAACCACGAAAATAA
- the rsmG gene encoding 16S rRNA (guanine(527)-N(7))-methyltransferase RsmG — MNPEEFKTQLASKGIELSDTQMRQFDTYYQRLVATNEHVNLTTIVDRDDVYLKHFYDSITPVFYFSDLRNEPLTLCDVGAGAGFPSLPIKILFPQLRVTIVDSLNKRINFLNELVKELGLSNVQTVHARAEEFGGKKSAARETFDVVTARAVARMSVLAELCLPLVKVGGNLVALKAAKAASELTTGEKAIQTLGGKLIQDHEFKLPVSNDERNIVVIQKVKATPKQYPRKAGTPNKKPIGE, encoded by the coding sequence ATGAATCCAGAAGAATTTAAAACACAGTTAGCAAGCAAGGGCATTGAGCTCAGCGATACTCAAATGAGGCAATTCGATACATACTACCAGCGTTTGGTAGCAACCAATGAACACGTTAACTTAACGACCATCGTTGATCGTGATGACGTGTATTTAAAGCACTTCTACGATTCGATTACTCCGGTATTTTATTTTTCGGACTTACGCAACGAACCACTAACCCTTTGTGATGTCGGTGCGGGAGCTGGCTTTCCATCATTACCGATTAAAATTTTATTTCCACAGTTACGGGTGACCATTGTTGATTCACTAAATAAGCGAATTAATTTTTTGAATGAGTTAGTTAAGGAATTGGGCCTATCAAATGTTCAAACGGTGCATGCTCGGGCCGAAGAATTCGGTGGTAAAAAGTCAGCTGCTCGTGAGACTTTTGACGTAGTCACTGCCCGTGCAGTTGCTCGGATGAGCGTTTTAGCTGAATTGTGCTTGCCATTAGTTAAGGTTGGCGGTAATCTAGTGGCACTCAAAGCTGCCAAAGCTGCTAGTGAGTTAACTACCGGCGAAAAGGCAATTCAAACGTTGGGCGGAAAGTTAATTCAAGACCATGAATTTAAACTACCCGTCTCTAATGATGAACGGAATATTGTGGTGATTCAAAAGGTTAAGGCGACCCCAAAGCAGTATCCGCGTAAGGCAGGAACACCAAATAAAAAACCAATTGGTGAATAA
- a CDS encoding class I SAM-dependent methyltransferase, producing MLEKPFYRQFLKRSFSMPVKVTYWDGKSENYGEGEPEAHITFKEAIPIRQITKNASIALGEAYMDGKIEIDGNIEDLVTSAYENASSFMRNSKFIKFLPKQSHSEKESIKDIQSHYDIGNDFYKIWLDPTMTYSCAYWEHPNDTLEQAQMNKVKHIIKKLNPNPGRTLLDIGCGWGTLMLTAAKEFGLTVAGITLSKEQYDYVQKQIQEQGLEDVATVYLRDYRDYHDEQYDYVTSVGMFEHVGKENLGEYFKYVNKYLKPNGVALIHGITRQQGGAYNGWINKYIFPGGYVPGLSENIDHIVENGMQIYDLETLRRHYQVTLEHWDHNFNEHLDEVKTMFDERFIRMWDLYLKACAASFKAGNIDVIQYLISKGPSGHALPMTREYMYEDNQK from the coding sequence ATGTTAGAAAAGCCTTTTTATCGGCAGTTTTTGAAAAGAAGCTTTAGCATGCCCGTTAAAGTGACTTATTGGGACGGTAAAAGTGAAAACTATGGTGAAGGTGAACCAGAAGCTCACATCACATTCAAGGAAGCAATTCCCATTCGGCAAATCACTAAGAACGCTTCAATTGCGTTGGGTGAAGCATACATGGACGGCAAAATTGAAATTGATGGAAATATCGAAGACTTAGTTACATCCGCATACGAAAACGCAAGCAGTTTCATGCGGAATAGTAAGTTCATCAAGTTTCTTCCTAAACAATCACATAGTGAAAAGGAAAGTATCAAGGATATTCAAAGTCACTATGACATTGGAAATGATTTCTATAAAATCTGGCTTGACCCAACCATGACTTATTCATGTGCATATTGGGAACATCCTAATGACACGTTAGAACAAGCTCAAATGAATAAGGTTAAGCATATTATCAAAAAGCTAAACCCTAATCCTGGCCGGACCCTTCTTGATATTGGTTGTGGTTGGGGCACCCTAATGCTCACTGCGGCCAAGGAATTTGGGTTAACCGTTGCCGGAATTACGCTTAGTAAGGAACAATACGACTACGTTCAAAAACAAATCCAAGAACAAGGACTAGAAGATGTTGCTACCGTCTACCTTCGTGATTACCGTGATTACCATGACGAACAATATGACTACGTTACTTCAGTCGGCATGTTCGAACACGTTGGAAAAGAAAACCTTGGTGAATACTTCAAGTATGTTAATAAGTATCTAAAGCCCAATGGAGTTGCCTTGATTCATGGAATCACTAGACAACAAGGTGGTGCTTACAATGGTTGGATCAATAAATACATCTTCCCAGGTGGTTACGTTCCTGGTTTATCCGAAAACATTGACCACATCGTAGAAAATGGAATGCAAATCTATGATTTAGAAACCCTGCGCAGACATTACCAAGTGACGCTAGAACACTGGGATCATAATTTTAACGAACACTTAGATGAAGTTAAAACTATGTTTGATGAACGGTTTATTCGGATGTGGGATCTATACTTAAAAGCCTGTGCCGCTTCATTCAAGGCTGGTAACATTGATGTTATTCAATACTTGATTTCCAAGGGCCCTTCCGGACACGCACTTCCAATGACTCGTGAATACATGTATGAAGATAATCAAAAATAA